One window from the genome of Schistocerca piceifrons isolate TAMUIC-IGC-003096 chromosome 1, iqSchPice1.1, whole genome shotgun sequence encodes:
- the LOC124790250 gene encoding ras-related protein Rab-1A: protein MSTMNPEYDYLFKLLLIGDSGVGKSCLLLRFADDTYTESYISTIGVDFKIRTIDLDGKTIKLQIWDTAGQERFRTITSSYYRGAHGIIVVYDCTDQESFNNVKQWLEEIDRYACDNVNKLLVGNKSDLHAKKVVDYTTAKEYADQLGIPFLETSAKNATNVEQAFMTMAAEIKNRVGPPSSAADTANKVKIDQGRPIETAKSGCC, encoded by the exons TGACTACCTTTTCAAGCTTCTGCTCATTGGTGATTCTGGTGTTGGCAAATCTTGTCTTCTGCTGAGATTTGCG GATGATACGTACACGGAAAGCTATATTAGCACTATAGGTGTAGATTTT AAAATAAGAACAATTGATCTGGATGGCAAGACTATAAAACTACAAATT TGGGATACTGCTGGTCAAGAGAGGTTTCGCACAATTACGTCAAGTTATTATCGAGGTGCTCATGGAATTATTGTGGTTTATGATTGCACTGACCAAGAGTCATTCAATAACGTTAAACAATGGCTGGAAGAAATTGATCGCTATGCCTGTGACAATGTAAATAAATTGCTTGTAGGAAACAAAAGTGACTTGCATGCCAAAAAGGTTGTTGATTATACTACTGCTAAG GAATATGCAGATCAGCTAGGAATTCCATTCCTTGAAACTTCTGCGAAGAATGCTACGAATGTTGAGCAAGCATTCATGACTATGGCAGCAGAAATAAAGAACCGTGTAGGACCTCCATCATCAGCTGCTGACACGGCCAATAAAGTTAAAATTGACCAGGGTCGTCCAATTGAAACGGCAAAGTCTGGATGTTGCTGA